From the genome of Ornithobacterium rhinotracheale, one region includes:
- a CDS encoding glycosyltransferase yields the protein MKLSIVIPVYNCQDFLNDTFKNLEPLFEKLPKQDFEIVFINDGSTDDSLNVLNEYSTSKPNVFVFSQENKGLSGARNTGIGLAKGEYLQFLDADDYNDFDNVIKLLNFSIDNEIDATSFAIRNVDEHGKDLGGQINHTLEFNRIMSGPDALINGYTPSSMCCFLFRRDFLLEQNLLFTLGLTHQDMEFSMRMFLKAKKVFFSDLIGYNYLQRLGSISKPKTQEKYEKYLFDEVVISNLFKLNKNKSYSKNLNNAITKNYNSMVWNLLWKFHKNPESTSLEFKQKCINDLKEKKLYPIKGPLKTKFQSLTKLFMNNSFILNKLVMRK from the coding sequence ATGAAACTTTCAATTGTCATCCCCGTATATAATTGTCAAGATTTTTTAAATGATACATTTAAAAACTTAGAACCTTTATTTGAAAAACTACCTAAGCAAGATTTTGAAATCGTTTTTATCAATGATGGTTCAACAGACGACAGTCTTAATGTTTTAAATGAATATTCAACAAGTAAACCGAATGTATTTGTTTTCTCTCAAGAAAACAAAGGATTATCTGGAGCAAGAAATACAGGAATTGGTTTGGCAAAGGGTGAATATCTACAATTTTTAGATGCAGATGATTACAATGATTTTGATAATGTAATAAAATTATTGAATTTTTCTATTGATAATGAAATTGACGCTACATCTTTTGCAATTAGAAATGTAGATGAACACGGAAAAGATTTAGGTGGACAAATCAACCATACATTGGAATTTAATAGAATAATGAGTGGTCCAGATGCTCTAATTAATGGATATACGCCATCATCTATGTGTTGTTTCTTATTCAGACGAGATTTTTTGCTCGAACAAAACTTACTTTTCACATTAGGATTAACCCATCAAGATATGGAATTTTCCATGAGAATGTTCTTAAAAGCTAAGAAAGTCTTTTTTTCTGATTTAATTGGATACAACTACTTACAGAGATTGGGGTCAATTTCAAAGCCCAAAACGCAAGAGAAATACGAAAAATATTTATTTGATGAAGTTGTAATTAGCAACTTATTTAAGCTAAATAAAAATAAATCCTATTCTAAAAATTTGAATAATGCTATCACTAAAAACTATAACTCAATGGTCTGGAATTTACTTTGGAAATTTCACAAGAATCCTGAGTCAACATCATTGGAATTTAAACAAAAATGCATCAACGATTTGAAAGAAAAAAAACTATATCCCATTAAAGGGCCTTTAAAGACCAAGTTTCAAAGTTTAACTAAGCTGTTTATGAATAATTCTTTTATTCTTAATAAGCTTGTAATGAGAAAATAA
- a CDS encoding glycosyltransferase family 4 protein translates to MKHSQIKLFRTATVPISLDILLRGQLKFLNQFYQVTAVSGKGKNLEAVHQREGVKTMQVEMQRQISPFKDLVSLIKMYRLLKKEKPTIIHSITPKAGLLSMVAGKIAGVPIRIHTFTGLIFPYRTGFLQKILILMDKILCACATHIFPEGEGVKHDLQRYGITSKPLEIIANGNVNGIDTNYFSKDQISEDCLESLRKQYNILHDDFVFCFVGRLIKDKGIVELINAFTELNNPKTKLILVGKEEPKLDPLPAETIQKMNENPNIIRTGFQSDIRPFLALSHAFVFPSYREGFPNVVLQAQSMELPCIVTDISGSNEIIENNINGTIIPKQDTAALAKTMRDYQNNRAALSILQANTRKNIIAKYTQQHVWERLHEKYEQILSEKGFLQN, encoded by the coding sequence ATGAAACACTCCCAAATTAAACTTTTCAGGACTGCTACCGTCCCGATTTCGCTTGATATATTACTGAGAGGGCAACTTAAATTTCTCAATCAGTTTTACCAAGTTACGGCCGTCTCTGGAAAAGGTAAAAATTTAGAAGCGGTACATCAACGAGAAGGCGTAAAAACCATGCAAGTGGAAATGCAACGCCAAATTTCACCCTTTAAAGATTTGGTCTCTCTGATTAAAATGTACCGATTGCTGAAAAAAGAGAAGCCCACCATTATACACTCTATCACACCAAAGGCAGGGCTTTTGAGTATGGTTGCGGGGAAAATAGCGGGCGTTCCAATTCGTATTCATACTTTTACGGGATTAATTTTCCCTTATCGCACAGGTTTTTTACAAAAAATTTTAATTTTAATGGATAAAATCCTTTGCGCTTGCGCTACCCATATTTTCCCAGAAGGCGAGGGCGTTAAACATGATTTGCAGCGTTATGGAATTACCAGTAAGCCACTCGAAATCATCGCCAATGGCAATGTAAATGGTATTGACACAAATTATTTCTCTAAAGACCAAATCAGTGAAGACTGCCTTGAATCGCTTCGCAAGCAGTATAACATTTTGCACGACGACTTTGTGTTTTGTTTTGTAGGGCGTTTAATCAAAGACAAAGGAATCGTTGAATTAATCAATGCTTTTACTGAGCTTAACAACCCTAAAACTAAATTAATTTTAGTGGGAAAAGAAGAGCCCAAATTAGATCCTCTTCCCGCTGAAACCATTCAAAAAATGAACGAAAATCCAAACATCATCCGTACGGGATTTCAATCAGATATTCGTCCATTTTTAGCATTAAGCCATGCTTTTGTATTCCCTAGTTACCGCGAAGGCTTCCCTAATGTAGTGCTCCAAGCACAATCCATGGAATTGCCTTGCATCGTAACAGACATTAGCGGATCCAATGAGATTATCGAAAACAATATCAACGGAACCATAATTCCAAAACAAGACACGGCCGCACTAGCAAAAACAATGCGCGACTATCAAAACAACCGTGCAGCGCTATCCATTTTGCAAGCCAATACACGCAAAAACATCATTGCCAAGTATACCCAACAGCATGTTTGGGAGCGTTTGCACGAAAAATATGAGCAAATTCTTTCTGAAAAAGGTTTCCTTCAGAATTAA
- a CDS encoding ABC transporter ATP-binding protein, producing the protein MIKIKSFSLEFLGYIKKHVGIHLYLFILMNAFVGLLDGLGIAMFIPLLSVTGGGDNNFDSLGKLKYFIDSLQNAGIQLNFENVLIVMIVLFILKGILTFLRYIYSARIRLFVIKRMRFTLISKLKKVSYNGYTQYDPGKIQNALTVQVERMVQAMNFCFQAIQSGVMLITYVVLAFLSNWQFAILVAIGGLVSNFVYKYINKATKQAARKLTLTGNTFNSYIIQILSNFKYLKATNYISKYDKKVEKNILETQGLEFRIQKLNAIAESAREPVTVLIIVAVIFIQVSLRQTPFVSIMVSLVYFYRALVYLTSAQGFGNLFINNSAGYEAIMTVFSEFDKDSETKQENTKIETIKEITLKNIDLSYGEKHVLNDISLQIQEKETIALVGESGAGKTTLANVICGLTKPDSGNIYLGQEKLEEKHLNVFRKKVGYITQDPVIFDDTIFNNVTFWDEKTPKNIERFWKCIELVALTNFMNDLDKKEDSPLGSNGVLVSGGQKQRISIARELYKDVELLIMDEATSALDSETENYIKENIERLQGKYTMVIIAHRLSTIKHADTIYVMDKGNIIEKGNYHELYQQNGRFKQMVDLQDLNQKN; encoded by the coding sequence ATGATAAAAATTAAAAGCTTTTCCTTAGAATTTTTAGGCTACATTAAAAAACATGTAGGGATACATTTATACCTTTTCATCTTAATGAACGCGTTTGTGGGGCTGCTAGATGGTTTAGGAATTGCCATGTTTATACCATTGTTGTCTGTAACGGGTGGCGGAGATAATAATTTTGATTCCTTAGGGAAATTAAAATATTTTATAGATAGTTTACAAAATGCTGGTATACAATTAAACTTTGAGAATGTACTAATCGTTATGATTGTACTTTTTATCTTAAAAGGAATACTTACATTTCTCAGATATATCTATAGTGCTAGAATTAGATTATTTGTCATCAAGCGGATGCGTTTTACATTAATTAGTAAATTAAAAAAGGTATCATACAACGGCTATACGCAATATGATCCAGGCAAAATACAAAATGCATTAACTGTTCAAGTTGAGAGAATGGTGCAAGCAATGAACTTCTGCTTTCAAGCTATACAAAGTGGCGTGATGTTGATTACTTATGTTGTTTTAGCTTTTCTATCTAATTGGCAATTTGCCATATTGGTAGCAATAGGAGGTCTTGTTTCAAACTTTGTCTACAAATACATTAATAAGGCAACAAAACAAGCGGCGAGAAAACTCACTTTGACAGGAAACACTTTTAATAGCTATATTATACAAATTTTAAGTAATTTCAAGTATTTAAAGGCTACGAACTATATATCTAAATATGATAAAAAGGTTGAAAAAAATATTCTAGAAACACAAGGCTTGGAATTTAGAATTCAGAAATTAAATGCTATTGCAGAATCTGCACGGGAACCCGTTACCGTATTGATTATCGTTGCAGTAATATTTATACAAGTGAGTCTTAGACAAACTCCATTTGTAAGTATCATGGTCAGTTTGGTATACTTCTACAGAGCTTTAGTTTACTTAACCTCAGCTCAAGGATTTGGAAATTTATTTATCAACAATTCTGCGGGGTATGAAGCTATAATGACAGTTTTTTCTGAGTTTGATAAAGATAGTGAAACTAAACAAGAAAACACTAAAATTGAAACAATCAAAGAAATAACATTGAAAAACATTGATTTATCTTATGGCGAAAAACATGTTTTAAATGATATTTCTCTTCAAATCCAAGAGAAAGAAACTATCGCCTTGGTAGGAGAAAGTGGTGCAGGGAAAACAACGCTAGCCAATGTAATCTGTGGTTTGACGAAACCAGATAGCGGAAACATTTATTTGGGACAAGAAAAATTGGAAGAAAAGCATCTAAATGTATTTAGAAAAAAAGTAGGCTACATTACACAAGATCCCGTTATTTTTGATGATACTATTTTCAATAATGTCACATTTTGGGACGAGAAAACACCTAAGAATATTGAACGATTTTGGAAATGTATAGAGCTTGTTGCACTTACCAATTTCATGAATGATTTAGACAAGAAGGAAGACTCACCTTTGGGAAGTAATGGGGTTTTGGTGTCTGGTGGACAAAAACAGAGAATTTCAATTGCAAGAGAGCTATACAAGGATGTTGAATTACTTATCATGGATGAAGCGACATCAGCTTTAGACTCTGAAACAGAAAATTACATCAAAGAAAATATTGAAAGACTCCAAGGCAAATACACCATGGTAATTATTGCACATAGATTGTCTACCATAAAACATGCTGATACTATTTATGTGATGGATAAGGGAAATATCATTGAAAAAGGAAACTACCATGAGCTTTACCAACAAAATGGCAGATTCAAACAAATGGTAGATTTGCAAGATTTAAATCAAAAAAATTAA
- a CDS encoding glycosyltransferase, with protein MKILQVIDSLNMGGAEKLLLDSIPLYVERGISMDIALLTDNDYPFTKALEAKNCSKIFRLSQGSVYNPALIFKLQKLLKNYDIAHVHLFPAQYWAVFANLLNGSKTKLIFTEHSTSNRRIRNKLFTPIEKFVYKKYNKTVCITPSVQEIIKNHTGINIENLPIIENGVNIENVINATALRKEEIATNLLPTDKVIMQVSSMHEPKDQKTLIKALHYLPENFKIILLGDGVLRQDLEDFTKSEKLSNRVYFLGRKTNVYEHLKSADYIVLSSKYEGLSLSSIEGMASGKPFIASEVPGLKEIVGGYGVLFPQGDAQTLAKKILSLENNPALYQETVQKCQARAKEFDIHRMVDKYIQLYETLPN; from the coding sequence ATGAAGATTTTACAAGTTATAGACAGCCTAAACATGGGAGGTGCAGAAAAACTCCTACTCGACTCTATCCCGTTGTATGTGGAGCGTGGAATCAGCATGGATATTGCCCTCTTAACAGACAATGATTACCCTTTCACCAAGGCTTTGGAAGCTAAAAATTGTTCAAAAATTTTTAGATTAAGCCAAGGTTCTGTCTATAATCCTGCACTTATTTTTAAACTCCAAAAATTATTAAAAAACTACGACATTGCGCATGTGCACCTCTTCCCTGCGCAGTACTGGGCAGTTTTTGCTAATCTGCTTAATGGAAGTAAAACTAAACTAATCTTTACAGAACATAGCACCTCCAACCGAAGAATTAGAAATAAACTATTCACACCCATTGAAAAATTTGTTTATAAAAAATATAATAAAACCGTATGCATCACCCCTAGCGTTCAGGAAATAATAAAAAACCACACAGGCATAAACATTGAAAATCTGCCCATTATAGAAAACGGCGTAAACATTGAAAATGTGATAAATGCCACCGCTTTAAGAAAGGAAGAAATAGCGACTAACCTACTGCCCACGGATAAAGTCATTATGCAAGTCTCATCTATGCACGAACCAAAAGACCAAAAAACTTTGATTAAAGCCCTGCACTATCTACCCGAAAATTTCAAAATAATACTACTAGGCGATGGCGTGTTAAGGCAAGATTTAGAAGACTTTACAAAATCTGAAAAGCTATCAAATCGTGTATATTTTTTAGGAAGAAAAACAAATGTATACGAGCATCTAAAATCCGCCGACTATATCGTTCTCTCCTCCAAATATGAGGGGCTTTCCCTTTCCAGCATTGAGGGTATGGCGAGCGGCAAACCCTTTATTGCCTCGGAAGTTCCTGGGCTAAAAGAAATCGTGGGGGGCTATGGCGTTTTATTTCCGCAAGGAGATGCCCAAACTTTAGCCAAAAAAATCCTATCTTTGGAAAACAATCCCGCACTATACCAAGAAACCGTGCAAAAATGCCAAGCGCGTGCAAAGGAATTTGACATTCATCGTATGGTTGATAAATATATCCAATTGTATGAAACACTCCCAAATTAA
- a CDS encoding cytidylyltransferase domain-containing protein gives MKNIVVIPARGGSKRLPEKNIKMLGGKPLLTHSIDYAKTFDFIDDIVVSTDCNNIKEVAKQSSVRIIDRPAELAGDFTSTVEVLQHAVTTLNLDKDDNIILLQATNPLRPKKLLEEAMKIYTTNSYNSLFTVSRDTHKLGKIKGDKFIPFNYEFGMRSQDMEPLYYENGLLYITKKHLIDQGIIMNEESYPLFVEGHLGNVDIDDQYDFDFAEFVLKKTLRNES, from the coding sequence ATGAAAAATATAGTAGTTATACCAGCGAGAGGTGGCTCAAAAAGACTTCCTGAAAAAAACATCAAAATGTTGGGGGGAAAACCACTACTGACACATAGTATAGATTATGCTAAAACTTTTGATTTTATAGATGATATTGTAGTTTCTACCGATTGTAATAATATAAAAGAGGTGGCTAAGCAATCAAGCGTTAGGATAATTGATCGTCCAGCAGAATTAGCAGGAGACTTCACATCGACCGTTGAAGTTTTGCAACATGCAGTTACAACTCTTAACCTAGATAAGGACGATAACATTATCTTATTGCAAGCTACTAACCCTTTAAGACCAAAAAAATTACTTGAAGAAGCGATGAAAATTTACACAACAAATAGCTACAATAGCCTTTTTACCGTAAGTAGAGATACCCATAAATTAGGAAAAATTAAAGGTGATAAATTTATCCCATTTAACTACGAATTTGGCATGAGAAGCCAAGACATGGAACCGCTCTACTACGAGAATGGACTATTATACATCACAAAAAAACATTTAATAGACCAAGGTATAATTATGAACGAAGAATCTTATCCTTTATTTGTTGAGGGGCATTTAGGCAATGTAGATATTGATGACCAATATGATTTTGACTTTGCTGAATTTGTTTTAAAAAAAACACTAAGAAATGAAAGTTAA
- a CDS encoding glycosyltransferase family 2 protein, protein MPRISIITPTYNRANLLKRAFDSLQNQESKDFEWIVIDDGSTDNTDELIKTFSPNGFDLSYYKKTNGGKHTALNFGVQKAKGDFTLILDTDDHLTPTAIEQLKENIQKINDMSVVAVATRRISSDGKIVGRGNFDKITSNSLDIRYKHNITGDLVEVFKTDILQEYTFPEIEGEKFCPEALIWNRIAQKYKIDFYNYGFYVTEYLPGGLTDKIVKIRMNSPKASMIHYSELASYNIPLKEKIKATINFWRFSFNDKDWGFKNKLSRVNFLYSLVGFPLGFAMYLNDRRKNK, encoded by the coding sequence ATGCCAAGAATAAGCATTATTACTCCTACCTATAATAGAGCTAATTTATTAAAAAGAGCCTTTGATTCTCTACAAAATCAAGAATCTAAAGATTTTGAATGGATTGTGATAGACGACGGTAGCACTGATAATACAGATGAACTAATTAAAACCTTTTCTCCTAATGGCTTTGATTTGTCCTATTACAAAAAAACTAATGGGGGAAAACATACCGCTTTAAATTTTGGTGTTCAAAAAGCAAAAGGTGATTTTACTTTAATATTAGACACTGACGACCACTTGACGCCAACAGCGATTGAGCAACTAAAAGAGAATATCCAAAAAATAAATGATATGTCTGTTGTAGCCGTAGCAACGCGAAGAATATCAAGTGATGGAAAGATTGTAGGTCGTGGTAACTTTGATAAAATCACAAGTAACTCACTAGACATTCGATACAAACATAACATTACGGGTGACTTGGTTGAAGTATTTAAAACAGATATACTTCAAGAGTATACATTTCCTGAGATTGAAGGTGAAAAATTCTGTCCAGAAGCATTAATATGGAATAGAATTGCCCAGAAATATAAAATTGATTTTTACAACTATGGTTTTTATGTTACTGAATATTTACCTGGTGGACTAACTGATAAAATTGTAAAAATCCGAATGAACTCGCCTAAAGCTTCTATGATTCATTACAGCGAATTGGCTTCTTACAATATTCCATTGAAAGAAAAAATCAAAGCGACTATCAATTTTTGGCGTTTCAGTTTTAATGACAAAGATTGGGGCTTTAAAAATAAATTATCTCGTGTAAATTTCCTATATTCACTCGTAGGTTTCCCTTTGGGATTTGCCATGTATTTAAACGATCGTAGAAAAAACAAATAA
- a CDS encoding EpsG family protein: protein MIPYLLIFALAIMVYLSNPMKNKTLVYFFLVCLMLITGLRDMIGGYDVYIYAEVFEVLKGKQLYIYNSFEKGFLTYYYILQQVSTKREFLFFASALIMYSMHFYVIKKNTENISISLFVYFCKFFIYSFVYLRQGLAMSIIWLSISMIINKRYFYALLIIALAFTFHKSSIIFLPYILVANRKFNNYQLVLGGFIILFLSFTPLGDVLKESTIESTGIEKASTYVGRDSGVNIFYLIEALVLFILGLNFRNYFYQTKKGIAIFNGFALYVFFTLATLTNASFLRLTWYYFIFLVLAIPYMYNAIKDIKLRNFFKLCIGVYFSAVFIRLLILWDGGDLMPYKSIFQDFERNGRFEEMEYRQNYNFLND, encoded by the coding sequence ATGATTCCATACCTACTCATATTTGCATTAGCCATTATGGTATATCTGAGCAACCCAATGAAAAACAAAACATTAGTTTATTTCTTCTTGGTTTGCCTAATGCTAATTACTGGCTTACGAGATATGATTGGGGGGTATGATGTATACATTTATGCGGAAGTTTTTGAAGTATTAAAAGGCAAACAACTATATATTTACAACTCTTTTGAAAAAGGATTTTTAACCTATTATTACATTCTGCAACAAGTCAGCACTAAACGAGAGTTCCTATTTTTCGCCTCTGCGCTCATCATGTATAGCATGCACTTTTATGTTATTAAAAAAAACACAGAAAATATCAGCATTTCTCTTTTCGTTTATTTTTGTAAGTTTTTTATATACTCATTTGTCTATTTAAGACAAGGGCTAGCAATGTCCATCATTTGGCTATCGATTAGCATGATAATTAATAAAAGATATTTTTATGCTTTATTAATTATTGCTCTTGCGTTTACATTTCATAAAAGTTCAATCATATTTTTGCCATACATTTTAGTTGCTAACCGAAAATTCAATAATTACCAACTAGTATTGGGTGGTTTTATTATTTTATTTCTATCGTTCACTCCTCTTGGGGATGTATTAAAAGAAAGTACCATAGAGAGTACTGGGATAGAAAAAGCTTCAACCTATGTAGGGCGTGATTCTGGTGTCAATATCTTTTATCTTATTGAAGCTTTAGTTTTATTTATTTTAGGGTTAAATTTTAGAAATTACTTTTATCAAACCAAAAAAGGTATTGCTATTTTTAACGGTTTTGCGCTTTATGTATTCTTCACCTTGGCAACCCTCACTAATGCCTCGTTTTTAAGACTAACTTGGTACTATTTTATCTTCTTGGTTTTAGCCATTCCGTATATGTATAATGCGATTAAAGATATAAAATTACGAAACTTTTTTAAACTTTGCATAGGAGTCTATTTTAGCGCAGTTTTCATTCGCCTACTCATCTTGTGGGACGGCGGAGATTTAATGCCATACAAAAGCATCTTCCAAGATTTCGAAAGAAATGGGCGATTTGAAGAAATGGAATACCGCCAAAATTATAATTTTTTAAATGATTAA
- a CDS encoding DUF1796 family putative cysteine peptidase, with amino-acid sequence MRIPIFYNPISKSKKFLHIDRNFNYEKTIIPIGSDCHTAHVIEVLHLRDFSLPFDYMGSGTVHSINFVCENINNNFKYFIDELTLNERNIVTSKVYPEVTFMHFPKIIENEKLRETFRRRIKRFYKVINDNQVHFINGVPSNKIYSYERADIYFNGIIRFMNHHLKQNDKLSAFIRYDENKEFTGYLAKKLENLVKEKESVFYFCKYIRQTSKYPTWGNPKYYPKLLKDLGFNIKETLPKIYIK; translated from the coding sequence ATGCGAATCCCTATATTTTACAATCCTATTTCTAAGAGCAAAAAATTTCTGCACATTGATCGTAACTTTAATTATGAAAAAACAATTATACCTATTGGCAGTGACTGCCATACTGCACATGTAATAGAAGTTTTACATTTAAGGGATTTTAGTTTACCATTTGATTATATGGGTAGTGGAACTGTTCATTCAATAAATTTTGTTTGCGAAAATATTAATAACAATTTTAAGTATTTTATTGATGAACTCACTTTAAACGAGAGAAACATTGTTACTTCTAAAGTTTATCCCGAAGTCACATTTATGCATTTTCCTAAAATTATAGAAAATGAAAAGCTGAGAGAAACTTTTAGAAGGAGAATAAAAAGATTTTATAAAGTAATTAATGACAATCAAGTACACTTTATTAATGGTGTTCCTTCAAATAAAATTTATTCCTACGAAAGAGCAGATATTTATTTTAATGGAATCATCAGATTTATGAATCACCATTTAAAACAAAATGATAAGTTGAGTGCCTTCATAAGATATGATGAAAATAAAGAGTTTACAGGGTATCTCGCAAAGAAACTTGAAAATTTAGTGAAAGAAAAAGAATCGGTTTTTTATTTTTGTAAATATATTCGACAAACGAGTAAATATCCTACATGGGGAAACCCTAAATATTATCCAAAACTTTTAAAAGACCTAGGTTTTAACATTAAAGAAACTCTACCTAAAATATATATAAAATGA
- the wecB gene encoding non-hydrolyzing UDP-N-acetylglucosamine 2-epimerase, with amino-acid sequence MIKILSLFGTRPEAIKMAPLVKALNNESAFDAKVCVTAQHREMLDQVLDFFSITPDYDLNLMRPNQNLYTLTADIITSLKPILEEFKPDYVLVHGDTTTSMAGALAAFYAGSKVCHIEAGLRTHNINSPFPEELNRQITGRISTYHFAPTEFSKENLIKENVKNENIIVTGNTVIDALFEGREILKNYSNSEIEELKSKLNLNKKIILVTGHRRENHGQGIIDICKALKNIAEKYKDDVEIVYPVHLNPNILNTVNDLLRGISNIKLVSPLSYPSFVWLMNQSYFILTDSGGIQEEAPSLGKPVLVMRGNTERPEAVDAGTVKLVGTDIDKIMSNSSQLLDDSAYYASIQSIQNPYGDGKASERIINFLKNKNG; translated from the coding sequence ATGATAAAAATACTCTCACTATTCGGAACTAGACCAGAAGCCATCAAAATGGCACCACTAGTTAAAGCATTAAATAATGAATCAGCATTTGATGCAAAAGTTTGTGTTACTGCTCAACATCGTGAAATGCTTGATCAAGTTTTGGACTTTTTTAGTATTACACCTGATTATGACTTAAACTTAATGCGCCCAAATCAAAACTTATATACTCTAACCGCGGACATTATTACATCGCTCAAGCCAATTCTTGAAGAATTCAAGCCAGATTATGTTCTAGTTCACGGTGACACAACTACATCTATGGCAGGTGCATTAGCTGCATTTTATGCTGGCTCAAAAGTATGCCATATAGAAGCGGGATTGAGAACACATAATATAAATTCTCCTTTTCCTGAAGAACTGAATCGACAAATCACGGGTAGAATTTCAACATATCATTTCGCTCCTACAGAATTTTCAAAAGAGAATCTCATAAAAGAAAATGTAAAGAATGAAAATATTATTGTCACAGGGAATACAGTAATTGATGCTTTATTTGAAGGGCGAGAGATTCTAAAAAATTATTCTAACTCTGAAATTGAAGAACTAAAGTCAAAATTAAATCTAAATAAAAAAATAATTCTTGTTACAGGGCATAGAAGAGAGAATCACGGACAAGGTATTATCGATATCTGCAAGGCATTAAAAAATATAGCTGAAAAGTATAAAGATGATGTAGAGATTGTATATCCTGTGCATTTGAACCCAAATATTTTAAATACAGTAAATGATTTATTACGTGGAATTTCAAATATTAAATTGGTTTCACCATTATCCTACCCTTCTTTTGTTTGGTTAATGAATCAAAGCTACTTTATTTTAACTGATAGCGGAGGAATACAAGAAGAGGCTCCAAGTTTAGGTAAACCCGTGCTAGTTATGAGAGGTAATACTGAAAGACCTGAGGCTGTAGATGCTGGCACCGTAAAATTGGTAGGTACTGATATTGATAAAATTATGTCAAACAGCAGTCAATTACTTGATGACTCTGCTTATTACGCAAGTATTCAATCAATACAAAATCCTTACGGAGATGGTAAAGCTTCTGAAAGAATTATCAACTTTTTAAAAAATAAAAATGGCTAA